The Aquipuribacter sp. SD81 DNA window ACCCGCAGGTACGCCCCCGGCCGCCCGGCGGTGAGGAACCGCTTCTGCCAGCCGCGCTCGCCCGTGCGGTGCTGGAACGTCGCGCAGGGGGTGCGGGGCTGCGTGACCTCCACGACCACGTCGCGACCGAGGCGCCACCGCTCCCCCACGCGCGCCGCGGACACGTCGACGCCGCGCAGCAGCAGGTTCTCCCCGAACCAGCCCGCGGCGACGTCGTCGCGGCCGAGCCGCTCCGCCCACCACTCGGCGTCCTCGGCGGCGTAGGCGTACACGGCCTTGTCGCGGCCGCCGTGGTGGCGCGTGTCGAGGACCCGGTCGTCGAGGACGCCGTCCGCGCCGACGACGACCGCGTCGACCGCGCGCTTGTCGATGCCGGTCGGCTCGCCCTTGTGGTCGGGTGCGACCGCCCACGTGCGGCACACCGCCGCGACCACGCCGACGGCGTCCGGCTCCACCGGGCGGCGCGCGGCCGGCACGAGGTCGAGTCCGGCGGCCGTCGCGCTCGACGTCCCGGCCGTGCCGGCGACGGGCGGTGCCGCCGCACCGAGGACCTCGCTCACCGCTTCGCCTCGGCCTTGGCCTTGTCCCCCACCTCGGAGGACAGGGCGGCGATGAAGGCCTCCTGGGGGACCTCGACCCTGCCCACCATCTTCATGCGCTTCTTGCCCTCCTTCTGCTTCTCCAGCAGCTTGCGCTTGCGGCTGATGTCGCCGCCGTAGCACTTGGCGAGCACGTCCTTGCGGATCGCGCGGATCGTCTCGCGCGCGATGACGCGCGAGCCGATCGCGGCCTGGATCGGGACCTCGTACTGCTGGCGCGGGATGAGCTCCTTGAGCCGCTCCGTCATCTTCACGCCGTAGGCGTACGCCTTGTCGCGGTGGACGATCGCGGAGAACGCGTCGACGACCTCGCCCTGCAGGAGCA harbors:
- a CDS encoding MOSC domain-containing protein encodes the protein MSEVLGAAAPPVAGTAGTSSATAAGLDLVPAARRPVEPDAVGVVAAVCRTWAVAPDHKGEPTGIDKRAVDAVVVGADGVLDDRVLDTRHHGGRDKAVYAYAAEDAEWWAERLGRDDVAAGWFGENLLLRGVDVSAARVGERWRLGRDVVVEVTQPRTPCATFQHRTGERGWQKRFLTAGRPGAYLRVHATGTVRAGDPVVVEHRPAHGVGLGRWVTLQDPADARALLAAGLEIAPSLLAHVRAAAGRG